The Maniola jurtina chromosome 13, ilManJurt1.1, whole genome shotgun sequence genomic interval ACCTATCACTTACACATTTCCAGTATGCATTAGGGCTCTTTTCTAGAGGCGCGGTGCGTTGCGAgccgaaaaaaaaaaccacgcgacgcgatttttgtttttttaatagcgagcaaacgagcaggcgggtcacctgttACCGCCATGAAGGACTAGAGGTGCTACCGATGCgttaccggcctttcaggaatttgttggccGTTCCTTGAATAACCCATGTtataatctagtgggaacaccgccgatgggagttgatcccacagtttgcatgtgcatgGAAAAAAGAATCTGGCATAACGGGCGGTGGATGCACCGATCActaggcacccaggtggtgagggtgatattgcttgcggtggcgtgcggtggtGCGTCGCGTCgcgcttttaaataaaatggccAAGTATGAGAGCGTTTATGCAGTAGCGTTTGCTTGTATAATATGGCGTAGTACCACGCGCGACACAACGCACCACGCGATGCGCAACGGGCTGCGTCTCCAGAAAAGAGCCCTTAGGTAACTAAGTCATCAGGCTTAATTAATATTGAAAGCAAATGGAAgtgaatttctaaaatattacatagaCAGTATATTGACTTCTATCTCTATATTTACTGTAAAGCACCCATTTCTAACGAGAAATAAAATTCGTATTCCGGCGAATTTTTCATTTGGGCAAAAAAGTGTTTTCGTAGCGGAGATAAAACTCAATATGCTATGTAATGTTTTAGAAATTCACTTCCATTCCCTTTCCAAGTAAACTGAACCTTAGTCAATGGCCAGCTTATTCGACAGATAAACTGCTTCTTTTCTATTATGAAGTTTGATTATTTTCAGATCATCGGGGTCACAAACACGACGTCCAATAGCTCTGATGACTCAAGCGGACCGTTCGCCCAGCTCTGTGACTGCTCAGTCTAGAAACAAAGCACAACCTGGGTAAAGTCCTAATTATTGTGTACACTTGACTTTcctaatgtaatatttttagggttccgtacctcaaaaggaaaaacggaacccttataggatcactttgttgtctgtctgtctgtccgtccgtccgtccgtccatccgtccgtccgtccgtccgtccgtccgtccgtccgtccgtccgtccgtccgtccgtcttgtctgtcaagaaaaccttcccgttgacctagaatcatgggcaggaaggtaggtcttatagcacaagtacaggaataaatctgaacatcgcaaatttgtggttacatcattaaaaaaaattacaatgtgtttcaattttcaaagtaagataactataccaagtggggtatcatatgaaagggctttacctgtactctggaacagatttttatttatttttatgtataatagtttttgatttatcgtgacaaaaggttggaaaaaatacccgagtacggaaccctcagtgcgcgagttgactcttttttgagttttttttttaaagtaaagcaTGCTacaatggcgaccttgcactgAAAAGCGCAGCATTGAAAGACTCCCCAGATGATCAGATGACATTAAACAAGTCGCAGAGCGTGTGGAAGGCTCTAccagagacctatgtccaaccgTGGACGTCCttcgattgataatgatgacgatgatgattcaGGCTAAATCTTTTTAATTTAGTGTAAAATTGCTACTTGTATTTGTTACTCTGATGaattctatttatatttatttatttaatttgatttttattatattattattatcttacattATGTAGGTTATACCCATATTATATTTGCTTATAAATAGATAATGATAGACAATGTATATTTCAGATCATCTCGGTCACAACATCTAATAGCTCAGACGACTCAAGCTGTCCCCTCAACCAGCTCACTGACTGTTCAATCTGTGAATGTACCAGAACCGCCACTAGCTAAATCCAAAACAAGGTAATCCataattttggacttgcctttacacaggttcaaaaatctattaaaactatgcccctgagaaaagcatattatacaatcgaagattgtgtacatgataaaagagcgttgtattgacctgcaattcgctccagcaatgcgtgggacttcaattgcttttacaCATGCcctaatattgtatatcaaatctttgaaaagagtttcttgctggttcttctcggtaggaaagtgtcggatgaggctagggcactgttacggctgtacaagaaggccttacgcAAATAAGTGGTTAAGTATATAATGTGGCCTTACCGAGTGGCATTTTCCAAATGGAAAAACTCCCAAAAatcaagaataaaaaaaaatccaaaccagtggtaaatgcttttgacgattcaaaagaacttgtaaaagtctaattgaataaaaatattttgaattttgaatattcgtctgtctgtttgctagcttttcaccacCTACcgttaagtcaagagtgaataggcatcttctaggcaagcgcgctccatcttaggctgcatcatcacatgctagcaggtctgattgcagccaagcgctgactatacataaaaaaaagacaTGGGAAATTACGCTATGGACATTATTCATCATgaaagtattttgatcagaagtgtaattTACAAGTTGTGTTCCCCAGCTTCTcagttatttaatttgtttcagGAATATCCCTCGTAACAAAGCAACTCCCAACATTGTGAAATGCGTTACATGTAACTGTGAACTGGGATTACAAATCTATCAATGTATGAACGGGCATAGCTCATGCAAAGAGTGTAAATTGAAGGGAAATAGATGTGGTTTGTGCCGCGAACTTATAACAGACATGAGAAATATCACGCTCGAAGCAACTATCGCTGAATTAAAACTGAAGGAACCTGATGACGGGGTAAGTTATACAGGGTTATTATAGCGCGCAAAACACGTGGTTCAATctgaatttgcaatattatgatgGATTGCGCAGACAGAGATTTGCGCAGGATTGTTCAGATTGTACTGCTTGTACGCAcggttttcatttgaaattttaataaataattgtttaaatGTTAATGATTATTCTCGTATCAACaagtattaagtattttatgtgatttaataaataaaaattcctaTTTAAATCATTtacaccatttttttttttgtgaaacgAAACTTGCGTGATAATTTTTAGGAACGAATGAAGTGCCCCAACTCTGCAAATGGATGTTTTCTAATCGTAAAAAAGGATGAAGTTGAAGGCCATTTGAAAGAATGTCCCTACAGAGAAATGCCATGCCCTCTGGCGGCAATTTTTGGAGTTTGTACTTGGAAAGGTAAGTTTGAACAagtattttacttaatataacAAGCCAACTTCTTAACCTACTTCTTAACCTCAAGGTGCTATTaaaatttcttgacagaaacctAACAATTTTTGACCTGACCTGGGCTTCATGAGTCACAGGCGAACACAGCATTGGCTAGGAACTAGACTAATCGACCACTTTTTGATTTCCCTCggggtttttaataatcccgagAGAACTCTGCTTTTTCtggacaaaaaataaaatttccgggatgcaagctgtctctgtaccaaatagatgaggCCTATTTGGGTGAGGATCCAAgtggatttaagatttttataaatttcctTGGAATGGAAACTCCTTGATTATTATCTGGgacaaaaatagcttatgtatttccgtccccgggatgcaagctatatctgtgcCAAGTTTCGTGAAAAACGGTTAAgcagataggccgtgaaaagcttatCTGCAGACACACGCTTttgtatttatgatattagcatggtttacatattatagATAATATAAGTAGTTAATTATATTGTTGTAGGAAAAATAAACCACATGGGAATTCATTTCAAAGATGTACATCCAGAACACTACGAGGCTGACGTTAACAAGGAAATGAATCTACTTAATATTAACGTTAACCATAGAATTGTATATTTGGTAAACCTCAATACATTTCACTTTCTTGTGCACATTGAAATCGATAAAGACCAAAAAACAATTTGTATGACCGTCCAAACATTGGGCACGAAGTTTAGTGCTTCAAAATGGACGTACGAATTTCACGTTTACAATAAAAGAGAGCCCCGAAGGAAATACCAATACATTGACACATGTAGCTCCAATAGTGAGTCAATCAGAGATATTTTCATGCAAAAGAAGTGTGCTGTCCTTAGTTCGGAGTATGCCAAAACGTTTCTTGATAATAATAAGCTGTCATACAAATTCTAtataaaaaagaatttaaatCCAAAAAAACAAGTGAAATGAATTATTGTAACAATGGGTAAAGGTAGAAACATATTTGCGGCACACCACGCCACGCCACatgtttttttaacaaataaaccACTTTGACATTGTGACAATCGCAATAACCTTTGGTTGGCTCATAGGGGCCTTTCATAATACTTGTGGTGCCATGTTGCATTGCAAGAACGATGTCGCACCATAGTGCAATTTCCACGATGCGTTGTGTGttgtaaaattttacaataCGACGTCACACCGCAAGTATTGTAAAAGGCTCAATATCTTGGTATTGGCTAACATGCACTATCGCAGCTAGAATACCACTAATTCAGGCAATCACAACCAATTTTTCGTGTTTATTCCCTGAAGAATTTGTTAGTGGCAGACGCGTGGCATCGAGTGTTGTCCAGACTTCAGAGCAATCACGGTTATCTGGATCGGGTGGCTTGTGGTGGCGTCGCGTCAAATCGGGTGTTGATAGTGTGTTTCTGGTCACACAAAATTCTTTATTACTTTTGACTCAACCCGCATGGCGTGGCATGGGGCGTTGTTGCAGATatgtttctttttcttttttaatatttgtaatagactagctgattactgcgacttggttcgcgtggatatatgttTTTGAACActcgtgggatctctttgaatTTAAGGGCTAAACAGTAGCCTACGCCACTCTAGATTTTTAAGTTTATCCAATATCCATGCTAAAAATCACGCCGatacgttgctccgttgcgtcgtgattgaaggacaaatcaataaaccgaAAAACAAAGactcgtatttataatatgggtatggTTTAATTAAGGCTCAAGGCATATTGTAGCTAAGTAGAAGCGAGGAAGAGATGCTCCGACGTGATTGTGACGACGTTGGCATTCTCGCCTCTTTcattttagttttaacttttacaaacatttttgtaataaaataaggtTCAGTTTGTTTTGTAACAGTTTACAATGTACGCGTTCCTTTTGCTTCGCTTCTACTCTGtcacctaaataaataattaaggacataataatattgattttattctaatattctTTACTTATTGATAAGGATATTCTTTGGTCTACCTTTAGCTATTAATTAGTGCTTATTCGATGGTAATGGCAGGTCTAAATAGGTCTGTTTATAGTACCTATCCTTTCACTGTAGGAAAGGATAGCTCTACTTTTATACCTGTAATAATTGACAGGTTAGTTTTATGACTGAGCACaaccgtaattttttttttttttgtaaaagtccCACTTGCACAAAAACactttaatcaaaataaaaatatttttttttattcaattgaacttttacaagtaggtacctacatacttttgAGTCTTCAAATCATTAAGCAATAGGTTTAATTTATCCTTTGCAAGTGGGccttatttagttttaaatagtaattaatgaTTGTTTAAATGTTAATGATTATTTTCGTATCATCaagtattaagtattttatgtggtttgataaataaaaagttcCTATTTGAAGTGTCTGTTTTTTTTGAGCGTAGCGaaaattcgtaagtctatggttaTTTGTTTTATCGAaccatctttttaacccccgacccaaaaagaggggtgttataagtttgacgtgtgtatctgtgtgtctgtgtatctgtgtatctgtctgtggcatcgtagcgcctaaacgaatgaaccgattttaatttagtttttttttgtttgaaaggtggcttgatcgagagtgttcttagctataatctaaaaaaattggttcagccgtttaagagttatcagctcttttctagttttcttgtagaaaagaaggtaagataaccgttaggttcataatattatgtcaatagacaaatgtcaagctgtcaagatggacgttgcctaaatacataattatttatttgaaaatgatgttttggaaaactcaaatactttggatcgtcgggggtgttataaatttttaatttacacttgttgcatttatttgttgttcaCTTGGATTGTTCTATGACATTAGGACCTAAAGGCAATGCCTCTGGCATAGTCGCTTGATTAGGTCTGAAATACCTTTGACGGAATTCACGTCATCAATCTTTGTTCACATAATTTACGTTGTAGTCTATCTGCCGCACTACAACGTATCTAGGGAGTAGGTACAATTCGTGTTTGTGAGTCGAGACACAAGGAGCTTGTTCTATGGctaagaaaaccggccaagtgcgagtcggactcgcacagcgagggttccgtactcgggtatttttttcgacattttgctcgataaatcaaaaactattatgcatgaaaataaataaaaatctgtttgagaatgtacaggtaaaaccttttcatatgataccccacttggtatagttattttactttgaaaatttaaacacataataattttttttaatgacttaaccacaaattaacggttttcggatttattcctttacctgtgctataatacctacctacctgccaaatttcatgattctaggtcaacgggaagtacttacCCGGTTTTCTTGGcacacacgacggacggacggacagacagatagacaacaaagtgatcctataaggattccgtttttccttttgaggtaaggaacacaaaaaaaaatgaataataaagAATAGGTATACGTTCGTCCGGCGTAAAATCCGCCGGCTGAAACGAAAAAGATTCAGCCAGAGTTCAACAATTATTCAGTTAGTAGCTATCAGTACTTAGTGTCATCGGTTCAATGTGTATGGTGTCAAGTTGTTAGAGATTGTATACTGACCATACTGGCCGCGCCGCAGCGTTCACGACGCTGAACATCAGACATGTAAATTCCATCAACGTGTTTTGGTCCTTAGCCGCTATTAAAAGGGTCTATTTGATTTTTAGTGCATTTTAAATTTTCCTGATTTAAGTAGGTGGGTAGAATTCAGTAAAAGAAAAGTACTTCATTATTGTATCATACTTTAATTCCAAATACCTGTTACAACTTTTTTACAAGCTTCATCTAAATCTACAGGGTGTATCTTTTACATCAGTTTTTCTTAGGTAAAGTACATTAAGTAAAAAATTACATTGCAATAATACTTAGCAAGTTAGTACCTACAAGGAAATACCAAGACATGAGCACTAGGACTCCATTCACACGGCCGGCATCAAGACCGCACGTTTTTGTAAGGCACAAACGAATTTGACCAAGACACGATCTGCATTAGTAACATACCTAATTAAGGTATTGCtgaatattaggtacctacaaacaataattgaagatttttaaaaataaaataatatttataaacctTTACCTTATTAACAGATATGGACGTTTAAAGAAATAACTAGGTACGTCGGATTTATAattataggtacgtaggtacttaattaaattactcCGTGTAAGTATCATACGTTATTAGGTACTTTAATCGCGCACATTTACTGCGATGTAATTTTATTCAGTTGCATTATATGGCAATTTCAAGATACTATTAACTTTACCTACCATTCTAATAAACCAACCTATTTaaatctatactctatccacggaaagaagttagtatagcgctctctctgttacgtaacctcatacaaatgacagagacaaaaatatcAGTTAtcattaaccattttgagtcaccgacgaatcacaaacgaaattatgttttagaattgaatttcgaatgttttttggaAACATTTTCGGATcgaatttcgaatattttttggaaacatgATTGTGATTTGTTGATGACTTAAAATGGtaaacgcccactgagatttttgtctctgtcatttgtataggattacgtaacagagagcacgctatactaacttctttccgtggatggagtaggtataggtatctacGTCACGATGATCACGTAAAGAAATAGCTTTTGAAAGAATGATACACTTGTAAAGTGAACACATATTGCTTAGGTCGTATCGTacaatattttacttaaaatattaaagCGAGTACACTTGTATCAATAAACAAGTTGATGGACGGCATTTAAATGAGATTTTACAATTTCAGAACCGGGAAGTGTTTCCCCTTTAAACTATTTTTGCCGTCTTTTGTAACATACTTGAAATTAGGTAAAGATAccctttttgtaaaaaataaaactttgttATCGAATATAGCTTTTTTTCTGTTATACAAGTACTTATCTACCTGCTAAGTAGGCATGCCATTACAATAAGtatctatttaaaataataaagttaagtACATAAAACTTTAGCTTCATAGGTAAATTCCTAATCTACACATATTTTTGATGACACTGGCAGTGTTTAAAGTTCTACTAAATTAATGAGACAATCTATCATACATACAATTGTTTTGCTAAATATGATCtacaaattaggtaggtacctgcgtAATTTAGGTGCAAACAGATTGCTGTGTTAAAATTTCGTACCACGAATCACGATCTACGGCCATTATatagaaatatttattgttaCTGTGTCACGACAGATCAATAATTTATAGGtctaaataaaaaagatataaaattgtatttatgaCAGCGTTCGTCTTCTCTTGTATCACGAAACACTGCGTCAGCCCAATGTGTTTGCACCTTAAAGTTCATGCTTCCGAAACAGAAGTGTTAAATTTGAATGCATAGTAATATTTAATCTTCTATGGAAGCGTAATGGTCGGGAATCGGGATGTCCTTGGTGCGTATGAACGCAACACATGTGAACGCGTTGCGGATGTCAAGGTCTGCTAGACACACTGACTGCAATATTGCAGTTGATAACTGCCGACTGACTGTGCAGTCCACTATAGAGATAGTCTCTATTAGAGAaactgttttcaaaaaacattcgaaattcaattcaaaacaTAGGTTTgttttgattggttggtgattcAAAATGGTTGTCGTTGTCATTAGCATGGGATTAAGTAaaagagagagccctatactaattTCTGGATAGAGTCTAGAACTGCGCAGTCAGTCGGCAGTTGCGATGCAGTTGTGTCAACTGCATCCCAACTGCCGCAACATACCTGctggtcgattgcggaaaaaTTACATACATCCTGTACTTCAATAGGCTTTCGACAATGCGTTTGTGCATTGCGTTTAAATTATGCACCAAGGAACTGTCGTCTATTGGCTACATAGCCACGCTGTAACTATGTAGCCAACAGAATTGTAAACTTTGAAATTTCGGCattcgaaaaataaaaacatgactCTTGAGgatattaattaatagtattatttcgtttattaatatattcaaatatattttaatagggAAACTATTAATTTGAACACCTTTACCTATATAAAGACTAATTTAATATTTCTGTTAAGTATTTCATATCTACTGTTACGTATATGAACATTCCAATTAGTAGGTAAACGAAATACGTTCGTTATTATGACCGTTATGAAAGCAATTTACATACCGCGAAGTTAGAACATACAACTATTATAACTGTATGCTACCTCGCATACCCTGATTAGGCCAGGGACAAATACAATGCGGAATTCGGAGCGCTGAAATTATTTTCGGCCAATGATCTTTATTTATTATGCACAACATTAGGTTGGAAATTCCGAACAAGAATTGATTAATGCAAGTTCCTCTTGATGGCCAGTGTAATGTTTGGTTTGGCAGCTTTGTAAACAACAGTTTCGTTCGAAATAGGTATTTAGCTGTTCTATCAATTTAGATTTAATTCAATGTTCAAAGTCCGcacagataataatattatgatgactaTAATTTCAGTTACATTGCAGCGGTATTTTCCGTTAGATTTAGTTCACATCCCAAGCCTTTTGCCTATTTGATAAAAGCCACTTTCGGCGCAAGGCTAGTTATACTGAAAGTGGCTTTTGTCAAGCAGTCCTATGATATGTGAATAAATGAAATTTACATGACaataatgtaattaaattaacattaattggtaggtaagtatatcagtTCAAGCAAAATATTTAACAATACTTTTAATCTTCTGAATAGTAAGTTATCCAAGTTTATCAAGTTTTGATAATTTGTAAAATCTTATCCAATTCCCTTTCCCTGTACTTGTtaacattttattgttttttccTTACCCTCTGATAGATTTTTCTTTCATACACGCCACGAAACTTACTGTTGACTAGAATTTGGTTAAAAATTAGTAGAAATGGGTATGTACTTACTATACTTTAATACAATTTCAACTTTATCTAACTAATCctgtttgttttatatttttggtctgttataatttatatttaagaatATTAGACATGATTTTAATTGCCTAATATGATACTTTCAACCAAGCgtcaagcttgtgctaggattgCAGTCCACTGCCCTGCAAAATTGGTACTTCATTTAATGTTCAATTATTAAGTAGGtgcctatttttattttcaaataaataacataGAATCCGAAAGTTATTAAGTACTAATTCTTTTCCGAAAAGTTATTACTTCTTTTTTGCAAAgggttagtttttagttttgtagTAATTGTATTGAATTATAGTAAGTAATAGTCATAGTATGCGTTTCAAATAAGTAGAGAGCTTTGCTGTAATTATCTGTCGGAACTCCCGAAagctacttataataataagtactgattctgattgcaactaaattatttattgccaAGGgccactggtagagatctctaatAAAGATAAGTGCTTCTCTGTCCCCTTTTTCTTACTTTtctctttataaataaataaataaatttcagaatattcacatctttttctgACCAATGTAATAAGGAAAGGACAGATaagcttaatttaatttagaagagaactgtcaaacctcgtgactttgaGCGCCAGTCGTGATcctattgtttaaattgtatagtagcactaaaatttaaGAGTCTTTAGTTTAAAACaaattttccgtccttttttagcaatattaaaaagaaaaagaagcagatactttaaatttagtttagaagaAAATAGCATCAGAATCGACGCTCCTATTATTgctctactatttttttttggtttaaaaaaattccaaatcaagtgattttttttactGCTGCTCATACAAAAGTTTGACAGGCATTCGAATTACGAACTACCTTACCCACTTTCTTCTTGTTTGAAACATATAATTCACCCAAACGACTTAAAAACTAACAACTAACAATGCATAATAGTGTTACACACCAAAACATATCTAAAGTGTCTCAAACAGTGCTTAAAGTAGCAACAACAATATAAAAAACTTCCTAGACGatcaaaatggttttacaagcAATATCTATGAGATTTATAAGTAAGAGATCCCAGGTTTGATTCCCAAATAGATCTATTTAGTAAATcacatataatttttaaattacccgTGAGGTTATGAGGCTACCTGGGGGTAGATATCAAATGTTTTAACGTTCAGGTTATGAATAAGGGTATGGGTAATTAAtcgtcataccccttccaagtagTGTAATCTATCAAGCATGTCATCTTATTTGCTTGCCGAACATGTTTGATCGTTCAAGAATAGAAAACTTACACACAATTTAAATGTCTAAAAAGACCAACCACACACTAAAATTATTGAGatcttttaaaactttttaaggCTCGATAAGGAAAAgccttattttgaattttttgaacattattaacataatataagtaaatagcataaaatattgtaggtTTAGCCAAAATCCATCTTAACCATTCCTCAAGACCATctcaaataaaataacaattacctacttaaaaaaatatgatttttggAATTATACTATGGAATGATTTCTAAGTTACATTTATTTAGTATACTGGCATAAGAATAATTTTTATCCCTTCTCTAAAATTATAACTTCATTAAAATATAAGTCCACAATCTGAGCATAGCAAACTATACATTGCTTATGTTggtacttaattgttttttgtaaattacaatggttttctttcaaaattaagtaattttcaGTTTAGACCATATTATGTTCTTAAGGTCTCAATAGTATTGATGATTTTCAATACCAAACAAGtactaacttaaaataaattaattttctattaataaacgaaaatgttcaatttttatcataaaccataatttgacaaaaatacttttatcacaatatcatttttttcttcGAAACTTTTTGAATGtgctatttgacaaatatttagtaatttccataataattaataacatatcataatattaattaatgtaattaaattgatggaataagtactttttagtgccaaaatttttaattaggtGAAAAAATAGACCTTTATGGCCATAACATGTATGTTACATCCCACCCCATTCACCCTGACATGTATTGAGTCAAATCAaacaatcatattattttgtactcAGAAACACACAAACAACACTTGACGTTGGTGTGATGACCTGCAAACACTCAACACCCTGGCACAGTATGGAAATATGTCATACAATTTATCGACTGAGACATCTAGACAGAGCAAACCTGTGTGGTGACAACTGAGTCAAGAGAGGGGTTATTCTGACCGACAGAACCAACTTTCATTATTTTCCTAGATGAGATGAGATTTGAACTTGGGATGTACCGTCCCATCTCAGAGATTATGTAAAGCCAATTTGTCAACCTGTCTCAAATATCACTCACTCACTATGTTTATTAAAGcttacacataataatattatgtattaatgcTGTGACCCTAGAGTGGTTTGTGCTTGCGTTCCTTGTCAccttttttttgattttaaaatttagaCGAATTTAGTATGCTAGGCAGA includes:
- the LOC123870884 gene encoding E3 ubiquitin-protein ligase SIAH2-like isoform X4, with amino-acid sequence MGAENSTPKNYQRENTTDKAIAEALEKQKRMYDEKYEELRRAQNRSVKVLLSELKKSTNGNQSRNNNVCQPPVTNSSALLYPNLNIIANNNAQMSTAYASPANNNIQMSTAYAISAINNAHMSTAYASPSTSDCQRPSNSMSSQVLPTAPSAPIDPAFEALSPITQSRPQTQTRPGSSGSQTRRPIALMTQADRSPSSVTAQSRNKAQPGSSRSQHLIAQTTQAVPSTSSLTVQSVNVPEPPLAKSKTRNIPRNKATPNIVKCVTCNCELGLQIYQCMNGHSSCKECKLKGNRCGLCRELITDMRNITLEATIAELKLKEPDDGERMKCPNSANGCFLIVKKDEVEGHLKECPYREMPCPLAAIFGVCTWKGKINHMGIHFKDVHPEHYEADVNKEMNLLNINVNHRIVYLVNLNTFHFLVHIEIDKDQKTICMTVQTLGTKFSASKWTYEFHVYNKREPRRKYQYIDTCSSNSESIRDIFMQKKCAVLSSEYAKTFLDNNKLSYKFYIKKNLNPKKQVK
- the LOC123870884 gene encoding E3 ubiquitin-protein ligase SIAH2-like isoform X3; its protein translation is MGAENSTPKNYQRENTTDKAIAEALEKQKRMYDEKYEELRRAQNRSVKVLLSELKKSTNGNQSRNNNVCQPPVTNSSALLYPNLNIISNNNAQMSTAYASPANNNAQMSTAYASPANNNIQMSTAYAISAINNAHMSTAYASPSTSDCQRPSNSMSSQVLPTAPSAPIDPAFEALSPITQSRPQTQTRPGSSGSQTRRPIALMTQADRSPSSVTAQSRNKAQPGSSRSQHLIAQTTQAVPSTSSLTVQSVNVPEPPLAKSKTRNIPRNKATPNIVKCVTCNCELGLQIYQCMNGHSSCKECKLKGNRCGLCRELITDMRNITLEATIAELKLKEPDDGERMKCPNSANGCFLIVKKDEVEGHLKECPYREMPCPLAAIFGVCTWKGKINHMGIHFKDVHPEHYEADVNKEMNLLNINVNHRIVYLVNLNTFHFLVHIEIDKDQKTICMTVQTLGTKFSASKWTYEFHVYNKREPRRKYQYIDTCSSNSESIRDIFMQKKCAVLSSEYAKTFLDNNKLSYKFYIKKNLNPKKQVK
- the LOC123870884 gene encoding E3 ubiquitin-protein ligase SIAH2-like isoform X1, whose translation is MGAENSTPKNYQRENTTDKAIAEALEKQKRMYDEKYEELRRAQNRSVKVLLSELKKSTNGNQSRNNNVCQPPVTNSSALLYPNLNIISNNNAQVSTAYVNPAINNAQMSTAYASPANNNAQMSTAYASPANNNAQMSTAYASPANNNAQMSTAYASPANNNAQMSTAYASPANNNIQMSTAYAISAINNAHMSTAYASPSTSDCQRPSNSMSSQVLPTAPSAPIDPAFEALSPITQSRPQTQTRPGSSGSQTRRPIALMTQADRSPSSVTAQSRNKAQPGSSRSQHLIAQTTQAVPSTSSLTVQSVNVPEPPLAKSKTRNIPRNKATPNIVKCVTCNCELGLQIYQCMNGHSSCKECKLKGNRCGLCRELITDMRNITLEATIAELKLKEPDDGERMKCPNSANGCFLIVKKDEVEGHLKECPYREMPCPLAAIFGVCTWKGKINHMGIHFKDVHPEHYEADVNKEMNLLNINVNHRIVYLVNLNTFHFLVHIEIDKDQKTICMTVQTLGTKFSASKWTYEFHVYNKREPRRKYQYIDTCSSNSESIRDIFMQKKCAVLSSEYAKTFLDNNKLSYKFYIKKNLNPKKQVK
- the LOC123870884 gene encoding E3 ubiquitin-protein ligase SIAH2-like isoform X2 encodes the protein MGAENSTPKNYQRENTTDKAIAEALEKQKRMYDEKYEELRRAQNRSVKVLLSELKKSTNGNQSRNNNVCQPPVTNSSALLYPNLNIISNNNAQMSTAYASPANNNAQMSTAYASPANNNAQMSTAYASPANNNAQMSTAYASPANNNAQMSTAYASPANNNIQMSTAYAISAINNAHMSTAYASPSTSDCQRPSNSMSSQVLPTAPSAPIDPAFEALSPITQSRPQTQTRPGSSGSQTRRPIALMTQADRSPSSVTAQSRNKAQPGSSRSQHLIAQTTQAVPSTSSLTVQSVNVPEPPLAKSKTRNIPRNKATPNIVKCVTCNCELGLQIYQCMNGHSSCKECKLKGNRCGLCRELITDMRNITLEATIAELKLKEPDDGERMKCPNSANGCFLIVKKDEVEGHLKECPYREMPCPLAAIFGVCTWKGKINHMGIHFKDVHPEHYEADVNKEMNLLNINVNHRIVYLVNLNTFHFLVHIEIDKDQKTICMTVQTLGTKFSASKWTYEFHVYNKREPRRKYQYIDTCSSNSESIRDIFMQKKCAVLSSEYAKTFLDNNKLSYKFYIKKNLNPKKQVK